In the Betaproteobacteria bacterium genome, one interval contains:
- a CDS encoding VOC family protein: MIHIREIDHLVLRVVDLDSMLRFYCDALGCTVERRQDGIGLVQLRAGRSIIDLVPIDGELGRAGGAAPGKEARNLDHFCLRVEPFDEPGIRRHLQAQGIKASPVASRYGAEGEGPSIYVTDPEGNVVELKGPPGG, translated from the coding sequence ATGATCCACATTCGCGAAATCGATCACCTCGTACTGCGTGTCGTCGACCTCGACAGCATGCTTCGCTTCTACTGCGATGCACTCGGATGTACGGTGGAGCGGCGCCAGGACGGAATCGGTTTGGTTCAGTTGCGAGCTGGTCGATCAATCATTGATCTCGTGCCCATCGATGGCGAACTCGGCAGGGCTGGTGGCGCAGCGCCAGGAAAGGAGGCACGCAACTTGGATCACTTCTGCCTTCGAGTAGAACCATTCGACGAACCGGGCATTCGCCGCCATCTGCAGGCACAGGGCATCAAGGCCAGCCCGGTTGCTTCACGCTACGGCGCAGAGGGCGAAGGCCCTTCCATCTATGTCACAGACCCGGAAGGGAATGTTGTCGAACTCAAAGGCCCACCAGGTGGTTAA
- a CDS encoding c-type cytochrome, protein MKRILFALACLIALTGGAGNVDTGPVSTGQLKNPYEGDPQAIENGARLFKRLSCHGCHGGNARGGTGPDLTDDEWLRTPTDEMIFNTIKNGRSGTLMSPFKDQLADDQIWALVSYIRELGRMRKAEGN, encoded by the coding sequence ATGAAGAGAATTCTTTTTGCCCTGGCCTGTTTAATTGCACTCACCGGCGGCGCCGGCAATGTCGACACCGGCCCGGTCTCCACCGGCCAACTCAAGAACCCGTATGAAGGCGATCCGCAAGCAATCGAAAACGGCGCCAGGCTGTTCAAGCGCCTCTCCTGCCACGGCTGCCACGGCGGCAACGCCCGCGGCGGAACCGGCCCCGATCTTACCGACGACGAGTGGCTGCGCACACCGACCGACGAGATGATCTTCAACACCATCAAGAACGGCCGCTCCGGCACGCTGATGTCCCCGTTCAAAGATCAACTCGCCGACGATCAGATCTGGGCCCTGGTCAGTTACATCCGCGAGCTGGGCAGAATGAGAAAAGCGGAAGGGAACTAG